Proteins from one Rhizoctonia solani chromosome 5, complete sequence genomic window:
- a CDS encoding aldo/keto reductase family protein — MLMGRLSKCISWYDSRKDLTERPLSRSIGVSNFSIGQLKLIIEHGRIIPAVNQIPFHPYNYHEQAELLKFAEQHGIRIESYSGLTPITKLPGGPVDVVIERIATRLGPKATPAQVLMSWIRAKGVVVVTTTSRKERIQEYLATLRLPPLTEEDVAAIDEAGKHPPSPERKSGCVLAQQETSGTTAIVAMILVLIAFYFFVC; from the exons ATGCTCATGGGAAGGCTAAGCAAGTGCATTTCATGGTACGATTCTCGAAAAGATCTAACCGAAAGACCTTTATCCAGATCTATTGGAGTCTCAAACTTCAGTATTGGTCAGCTCAAGCTCATCATCGAACATGGCAGGATCATCCCCGCCGTAAACCAG ATTCCGTTCCACCCATACAACTATCATGAACAAGCCGAACTGCTCAAGTTTGCAGAGCAGCATGGGATTAGGATCGAAAGCTACAGCGGACTCAC GCCAATTACTAAACTACCTGGAGGACCCGTAGATGTTGTAATTGAGAGGATAGCGACGCGGCTCGGCCCGAAAGCTACTCCAGCACAGGTTCTCATGAGCTGGATTCGTGCCAAGGGTGTAGTTGTTGTCAC CACGACTTCGCGAAAAGAACGCATCCAAGAATATCTGGCCACCCTAAGATTGC CGCCCCTGACTGAGGAGGATGTGGCTGCAATTGATGAGGCTGGAAAGCACCCTCCGTCTCCAGAACGCAAGAGTGGTTGTGTGCTGGCACAGCAAGAGACATCAGGGACTACTGCAATTGTTGCCATGATCCTAGTTTTGATAGCCTTTTACTTCTTTGTCTGTTAG
- a CDS encoding Retrotransposon gag protein: MSFSQMSDCKVLDMVAQNMIVLKKEFSQLQGAYEAQHDQIALLRAELEEHCDQSRNQHIFYSNQIQGAAASIQAVQDQLLHQSSSRSTVPPPPPPPSGTATSINPPPASTSSNSDLKFAKPNKFSGKKEDALNFIIACQAYIRAKGATQSHEEKILWITSYLREQQKIGGEAVPLLENIDAFWAEFTKHYVDTNCNEKYCQKWNNLRQKALVQEYTCEFQQYSVSLGYSNETLRNKYYDGLKNDIKDIMLSTMFQWRRATAQQVYDKAEEIAITLNPLGYPIPLPLPLGLLPPLFPLPLPIPLLRCYGLEYYSKEWQRYDEGSNSWEPIDNVANAKEAKEEFHKEYPDAVGA; the protein is encoded by the exons ATGTCCTTTAGTCAGATGTCAGATTGCAAAGTGCTTGATATGGTTGcccaaaatatgattgttTTAAAAAAAGAATTCTCACAATTACAAGGCGCCTATGAAGCGCAACATGACCAAATAGCGTTGCTGAGGGCGGAACTTGAAGAACATTGCGACCAATCGCGTAATCAACATATTTTTTATTCAAACCAAATTCAAGGGGCGGCTGCTTCCATccaggctgtgcaagatcagcttcttcaccAATCTTCCTCTCGTTCCACAGTTCCACCCCCACCGCCTCCACCTTCTGGCACTGCCACTTCTATCAATCCCCCACCTGCCTCTACGTCTTCTAATTCCGATCtgaaatttgccaagccaaACAAGTTCAGTGGCAAAAAAGAAGATGCCCTCAATTTTATCATTGCCTGCCAGGCTTACATAAGAGCAAAAGGAGCAACCCAATCCCATGAAGAAAAAATTTTGTGGATAACATCATATTTGAGGGAGCAGCAGAAGATTGG GGGAGAAGCGGTCCCCCTTTTGGAAAATATTGATGCATTTTGGGCGGAATTCACTAAACATTATGTGGATACTAATTGCAATGAGAAGTAttgccaaaaatggaacaacttGCGACAGAAGGCTTTGGTCCAGGAGTATACTTGTGAATTTCAACAATACTCTGTCTCCTTGGGATATAGCAATGAGACTCTGCGCAACAAGTACTACGATGGACTTAAGAATGATATTAAGGATATCATGCTCTCCaccatgttccaatggcgtcgTGCTACTGCCCAACAAGTTTATGACAAGGCAGAAGAAATTGCAATCACATTGAATCCACTTGGCTATCCAATCCCTCTACCTCTACCGCTTGGGTTACTTCCACCGTTGTTcccacttccacttccaATCCCACTCCTACGCTGTTATGGATTAGAATACTATAGTAAAGAATGGCAAA
- a CDS encoding aldo/keto reductase family protein, which produces MSPIPTLPLNDKRAIPAIAFGTGSALFGKDATAYVVQAIEGGFNHVDTAQVYQNEESVGEALKQAFGEAELVGKDKVDIEKQKLGKLVRDDIWVTTKYGGHIDAEEALDISLKKASIPHPLNRR; this is translated from the coding sequence ATGTCTCCCATTCCAACTCTCCCACTCAACGACAAGCGTGCTATCCCCGCCATCGCTTTTGGCACGGGGTCTGCTCTGTTTGGGAAAGATGCTACTGCTTACGTTGTGCAGGCTATTGAGGGGGGGTTTAACCATGTTGATACGGCGCAAGTGTATCAAAATGAGGAGAGCGTTGGAGAGGCCCTTAAGCAAGCTTTTGGAGAAGCTGAACTGGTTGGAAAAGACAAGGTTGATATCGAGAAACAGAAGCTTGGGAAGCTCGTTCGAGACGATATCTGGGTCACGACAAAGTATGGCGGACATATTGATGCCGAGGAGGCTCTCGACATTAGTCTCAAGAAGGCGAGCATTCCCCATCCACTAAATAGACGATAG
- a CDS encoding Retrotransposable element Tf2 protein, with protein sequence MAGNRGGTPAIKDTHGGRGSRRTTQVQNQEEAWLDAKNVKLKTLSPKLTKQRLGPFKVTKKISNQAYHLELPPTMRIHNVFYVGLLSKVKRDKRRSFENWPPPVTIDGEEDMRLKESRTWKKGTGNGSSKSNGRVRVQGKHMGAPRKLKKRQKNFRKVQKRNEKEGPQRCQGP encoded by the coding sequence atggcgggaaatagaggcggcactccggcaatcaaagacacacATGGTGGCCGGGGAAGCAGGAGAACCACTCAAGTTCAAAATcaggaagaagcctggctagacgccaaaaacgtaaagctaaagaccctgagtcccaagctaaccaaacaacgcctaggccccttcaaggtgaccaagaaaatctccaaccaagCATACCACCTAGAACTCCCGCCAACAATGaggatccacaatgtattctatgtgggacttctgtcaaaagtcaaaagggataaAAGGCGCAGCTTTGAAAACTGGCCTCCGCCTGTCACCATAGATGGAGAGGAAGATATGAGGTTGAAGGAatcacggacatggaagaaaggaacaggaaatggttcttccaagtcaaatggaagggtacGGGTCcaaggaaaacacatgggagccccaagaaaacttaaaaaacgccaaaaaaattttagaaaagtacaaaaaagaaatgaaaaagaaggccctcagcgctgccaaggcccttag
- a CDS encoding protein-histidine kinase, producing MSDPHQQAPPSPPPLQPTASYIYPVRSLLSGIQPAPETTEQTTSTHEPLVLLDGLRKDAQIRADRGHTAQKPSLGARRGIGETTLPIQRGGMGVRDESFFSAPLPTKPESASPTFFTAHSQSGSPLSRRETIDEPPGPRRAVSGLEHRLNDPARPYPAEGMASSDSRIWRPRRRLISRIRPTEVSFSTTASTERSFVAVSTRDPSQAPLAPALVRPEQEQALVLAREEVEAIAMHLANPLQSQQGQLATIESEAVSISGISEESQELVTVRFQHVQDEDGHHVVVGREGRLTRCEDEPIRVPGAVQGFGVLIAVEEDYETGNLVNAGELLGLSPKYLFSLDCLTQTLPDSQADILWDNVQFLHDPELDASDATEDSPQVFLLSGWGEPGSSLNDPAFANNSSGRREWTCWCAAHRPRQPQKQAEGSSSGQPSHPPFLARHYFLFPSPDLSGSNKFDDDDDPLSPLIVLEFELERDIFNPLYPPYTPALALDSPGIASRSSGSASAGGAKSGTGSGSSSAGVRSAGTGTGSAGAGSAGTGSAGARTATSGGTGGSSVTEQGKDNAPKAVPTGTGQDAIEGTSPEDGKTGEVAGEGLTEGEVVVPVVVGKSDDPPPKDQSKPDETTPTAVPTSTPAPDQSESPLKGQVESGKTSGQSGGMHGTVTDPSSSGGRTANAQALTEGDLDPTELRGLVGDDAWFPSPEDVVESTTSRSRPLRALERMRRITRDGHGPRRGGAGAGGVGTMDVFAVLAQVNDQLGSAPDLESFLKVVFDEQWNGQVVAELVDWSQTHDIYKGLHFPAADIPAQARELYTINKVRLLYDRGQTTARLVVRDRSDLESPLDMTHSCLRAMSPIHIKYLANMGVRASMSISIVTFGQLWGLIACHSYGPHGMRVSFPVRQMLRLLSDSISRNIERLSYAQRLHTRKLISTIPTEQHPTGYIVSNAEDLISLFDADFGVLVIGEGAKILGPNEHGQETLLVAEYLRLKQFNLMQVSQAVKTDFPDLKLPTGLDVVAGLLYVPLSPGGKDFIALMRKGQLRDVHWAGKPFKPGAGSGAFLEPRKSFKAWKETVSGRCRAWTDEQLETAGVLALVYGKFIEVWRQKETALKTNQLTNLLLSNASHEVRTPLNHIINYLEMALNGPLDSETRENLVRSHTASRSLLFTINDLLDLTRHETGNETSFNEPFDLPGTIEDAVTLYRIEAMRRRIGFIVDTSDCPQMVTGDSKKIRTVVSNLTANAVKYTETGQINVECRRFKEPIGLRDSKEVAVEIVVADTGCGISSAKLESIFREFEQVESSIPRSGESQGLGLGLAVVARIVEQLGGQLRVDSKQGQGSRFSFLIPFALPDGSSSEQSFSPQSGNNVERSRRSSMGSAYASAASASVRSANSRIESLVEALSAPPGHMSSPSSRGIRASPPGMQRQPSTQNPPMARVSTRPVNPPAGVFPVEGSKWPIRGVKMDEFDMDKPSVAGESQAPVLEQAANRVQKQLEDHPVQVGAGKRGGKKAAGSSGESIIKLRILVVEDDDTNRKILCKRLAMDGHEVLHTTNGQEAVQKVEGDREWDCVLMDIQMPILDGFGATKAIRKLEAASPEETSAIAADRTSMRLNGRIPIFAVSASLREKQREEMHDLGMDGWILKPIGFDRLRTIMKGITDLDQRQKDKYQPGKWEVGGWLGEPNPILRVPHN from the exons ATGTCGGACCCGCACCAACAAGCGCCGCCGTCGCCACCGCCGCTGCAGCCGACGGCGTCGTACATCTACCCTGTGCGGTCGCTGCTGTCGGGGATCCAGCCTGCACCAGAGACGACAGAACAGACGACGAGCACGCACGAGCCATTGGTCTTGCTCGATGGACTCCGCAAGGATGCCCAGATCAGAGCCGACCGAGGTCATACTGCACAGAAGCCGTCGCTGGGTGCACGCAGAGGCATCGGAGAGACCACGCTGCCGATCCAGCGAGGCGGAATGGGTGTCCGTGACGAGTCCTTTTTCAGCGCACCGCTGCCGACCAAGCCCGAGTCGGCCTCTCCTACGTTCTTCACTGCTCACTCTCAGTCTGGTTCTCCCCTTTCCCGCCGCGAGACTATCGATGAGCCCCCGGGTCCACGCAGGGCCGTGAGCGGACTCGAACACAGGCTCAACGATCCAGCACGTCCCTACCCGGCCGAGGGGATGGCATCGTCCGACTCACGCATCTGGAGGCCTCGCCGGCGGCTGATCAGCCGGATCAGGCCGACGGAGGTGTCATTCTCCACGACAGCGTCGACGGAGAGGTCATTCGTCGCAGTGTCCACAAGGGATCCCAGTCAAGCACCACTGGCACCGGCACTGGTCCGGCCGGAACAGGAACAGGCACTGGTACTGGCACGGGAGGAAGTCGAAGCGATAGCAATGCATCTGGCAAACCCCCT TCAGAGCCAGCAAGGCCAGCTCGCCACTATCGAATCCGAGGCCGTCTCCATCTCGGGCATCTCTGAAGAGAGCCAGGAGCTTGTCACTGTTCGCTTCCAGCATGTCCAGGACGAGGACGGCCATCATGTCGTCGTCGGCCGCGAAGGTCGTTTGACCCGCTGCGAAGACGAGCCTATTCGTGTGCCTGGAGCAGTCCAGGGCTTTGGTGTACTTATTGCTGTCGAAGAGGACTATGAAACCGGCAATTTGGTC AATGCAGGAGAATTACTCGGTCTATCCCCCAAATACCTTTTTTCCCTCGACTGCCTCACTCAAACATTACCCGACAGCCAAGCAGACATTCTCTGGGACAATGTCCAATTCCTCCACGATCCCGAACTCGACGCATCCGACGCCACCGAGGACTCCCCTCAAGTTTTTCTCCTCAGCGGCTGGGGCGAGCCTGGTTCGTCCTTGAATGACCCCGCCTTTGCAAATAATTCTTCGGGCCGGAGAGAATGGACTTGCTGGTGTGCCGCTCACCGGCCGAGGCAGCCCCAGAAGCAAGCCGAAGGCTCATCCTCAGGTCAGCCTTCCCATCCTCCGTTCCTTGCCCGCCATTATTTCTTATTCCCTTCTCCGG ACCTATCGGGTTCGAACAAAttcgacgacgacgatgaccCGTTGTCTCCGTTGATTGTACTTGAATTTGAACTCGAGCGCGATATATTTAACCCACTTTACCCGCCATATACACCTGCCCTGGCCCTTGATTCGCCCGGGATAGCCAGTCGCTCGAGTGGTTCTGCAAGCGCGGGTGGTGCCAAATCTGGAACTGGAAGCGGGAGTTCGAGTGCAGGGGTGCGAAGTGCAGGAACAGGGACAGGGAGTGCAGGGGCGGGGAGTGCGGGAACAGGGAGTGCGGGGGCTCGGACCGCGACGAGCGGTGGAACGGGAGGTTCAAGTGTCACCGAGCAAGGCAAAGACA ACGCACCAAAGGCAGTCCCGACCGGTACAGGACAAGATGCAATCGAAGGGACGTCTCCCGAGGATGGCAAGACGGGCGAAGTGGCTGGAGAAGGGTTGACCGAGGGAGAAGTCGTTGTTCCCGTCGTTGTTGGAAAATCAGACGATCCGCCGCCCAAAGACCAATCCAAACCGGACGAGACGACCCCCACGGCTGTGCCCACATCCACCCCAGCCCCCGATCAAAGCGAGTCGCCGCTAAAAGGACAAGTCGAGTCTGGGAAAACGTCGGGCCAGTC GGGCGGGATGCACGGCACCGTCACCGACCCGTCCTCGTCTGGCGGGAGAACCGCCAATGCCCAAGCACTGACCGAGGGCGATCTGGACCCGACCGAGCTGCGCGGTCTAGTAGGCGACGACGCATGGTTCCCGTCGCCCGAAGACGTCGTCGAATCCACCACGTCGCGCTCCCGCCCGCTCCGCGCGCTCGAGCGCATGCGCCGGATCACCCGGGACGGACACGGTCCGCGTCGGGGGGGCGCGGGGGCCGGCGGAGTCGGGACCATGGATGTGTTTGCCGTGTTGGCCCAGGTCAACGATCAGTTGGGCTCTGCGCCCGATTTGGAGAGTTTTTTAAAGGTCGTG TTTGATGAGCAGTGGAACGGACAG GTCGTGGCCGAGTTGGTCGACTGGAGTCAGACACACGATATTTACAAGGGACTGCATTTCCCAGCTGCGGATATTCCAGCCCAG GCCCGAGAATTATACACCATCA ACAAGGTCCGGCTGTTGTACGATCGCGGGCAGACGACGGCGAGACTTGTAGTCAGGGATCGATCAGATTTGGAGAGTCCGTTG GACATGACACACTCGTGCTTACGCGCCATGAGTCCCATTCACATCAAGT ACTTGGCGAATATGGGTGTTCGAGCGTCCATGTCGATC TCGATTGTGACGTTTGGCCAGCTGTGGGGTCTGATCGCATGCCATTCGTACGGCCCGCACGGAATGCGCGTGTCTTTTCCCGTGCGGCAGATGCTCAGGCTCCTGTCCGACTCGATCTCGCGGAACATTGAGCGCTTGAGTTATGCGCAGCGGTTGCATACGAGAAAGCTG ATCTCGACCATTCCGACCGAGCAACATCCGACGGGATACATTGTTTCAAACGCGGAAGATCTAATCAGTCTCTTTGATGCGGATTTCGGTGTACTCGTGATTGGCGAGGGAGCCAAGATTCTGGGTCCCAACGAACATGGACAGGAGACGTTGCTCGTCGCCGAGTATCTGCGCTTGAAACAGTTCAA TCTTATGCAAGTCTCCCAAGCGGTCAAGACCGACTTTCCCGATCTCAAGTTGCCCACCGGATTAGACGTCGTTGCTGGGCTACTCTATGTCCCGCTTTCGCCCGGAGGCAAGGACTTTATCGCGCTCATGCGTAAAGGGCAGTTGCGAGATGTGCATTGGGCCGGGAAGCCGTTTAAGCCTGGAGCAGGGTCCGGCGCCTTCTTGGAGCCGAGAAAATCGTTCAAG GCGTGGAAAGAAACGGTTTCTGGGCGGTGTAGAGCTTGGACGGACGAACAGCTCGAGACGGCTGGTGTGTTGGCACTGGTATACGGAAAG TTTATCGAAGTCTGGAGACAAAAGGAAACGGCATTGAAGACGAATCAGTTGACTAATTTATTACTTTCTAACGCGAGTCATGAAG TACGAACACCTCTTAACCATATAATCAA TTATCTTGAAATGGCATTGAACGGCCCCCTGGACTCGGAAACGCGCGAAAACTTGGTCAGGTCTCACACCGCCTCACGA AGCCTTCTTTTCACGATCAACGACCTCCTCGATCTGACCAGGCACGAAACCGGAAACGAAACATCTTTCAACGAACCGTTCGATCTGCCAGGCACGATCGAAGATGCTGTCACCCTCTATCGTATCGAAGCGATGCGTCGCCGGATCGGGTTTATTGTCGATACGAGCGACTGCCCGCAAATGGTGACTGGCGATTCGAAAAAGATTCGGACGGTGGTGTCGAATTTGACTGCTAATGCTG TAAAGTATACGGAAACCGGACAAATCAATGTTGAATGTCGACGATTCAAGGAGCCTATTGGACTGCGAGATTCGAAAGAAGTGGCGGTTGAGATTGTCGTGGCTGATACTGGGTGTGGAATCTCGAGCGCCAAACTGGAGAGTATCTTCCGTGAGTTTGAGCAGGTCGAATCTTCGATACCGCGATCGGGTGAATCTCAGGGCTTGG GTTTGGGTCTAGCGGTCGTTGCGCGCATCGTAGAACAACTAGGCGGCCAACTTCGAGTTGACTCTAAGCAAGGCCAAGGTTCCCGCTTCTCATTCTTGATTCCATTTGCTCTTCCCGATGGCTCGTCATCTGAACAATCATTCTCACCTCAATCCGGAAACAACGTCGAGAGGTCTAGGAGGAGCAGTATGGGGTCCGCATACGCATCGGCTGCATCTGCCTCGGTACGCTCAGCCAATAGCCGAATCGAAAGCCTGGTCGAAGCCTTGTCCGCTCCTCCTGGCCACATGTCATCCCCGTCATCCCGTGGCATCCGAGCATCGCCTCCGGGAATGCAGCGACAACCATCCACACAGAACCCTCCTATGGCACGCGTGAGCACACGGCCTGTCAACCCGCCTGCTGGCGTCTTTCCAGTCGAGGGATCCAAGTGGCCGATTCGCGGCGTCAAGATGGACGAATTTGATATGGACAAGCCGTCGGTTGCGGGAGAGAGCCAAGCGCCGGTACTCGAGCAGGCTGCCAATCGGGTCCAAAAGCAACTGGAGGACCATCCGGTGCAGGTTGGGGCTGGGAAAAGAGGCGGAAAGAAGGCGGCTGGATCTAGTGGAGAGAGCATCATAAAATTGAGGATTCTGGTTGTGGAG GACGACGATACCAATCGTAAAATTTTGTGCAAACGTCTCGCAATGGACGGGCATGAAGTTCTGCACACGACCAACGGACAAGAGGCTGTCCAAAAAGTCGAGGGGGATCGGGAATGGGATTGTGTTCTGATGGATATCCA AATGCCCATCTTGGATGGATTCGGCGCTACCAAGGCTATTCGTAAACTCGAGGCTGCCTCTCCCGAAGAAACCTCTGCGATAGCCGCTGACCGTACTTCTATGCGCCTGAATGGACGTATTCCTATCTTTGCGGTATCAGCATCTTTGCGCGAAAAGCAGCGGGAAGAGATGCATGACCTAGGCATGGATGGATGGATCCTGAAGCCCATTGGATTCGATCGTTTACGAACAATCATGAAGGGTATCACCGATCTCGATCAGCGCCAGAAGGACAAATACCAACCCGGAAAATGGGAAGTCGGAGGATGGCTCGGAGAACCGAATCCTATTCTGCGAGTGCCGCATAATTGA